A genomic region of SAR324 cluster bacterium contains the following coding sequences:
- a CDS encoding excalibur calcium-binding domain-containing protein, with amino-acid sequence MLYLILLLLSLQVTTAIASSPRCPSYDRKDWQHWIDEDRDCQNARHEVLIAESTSPVVFKTEKGCRVVSGNWNDSYSDKVITDATKLDIDHLVPLKEAHESGGHAWDAYRKRDYANDLSDPNTLIAVDRGLNRQKGAGDPAEWLPPNKAYQIEYAQAWVAVKLKWGLTSDPKEIAVLRSLMGAEAEMPIVAEECSGSINPFSAKLPVARVDCSAKKYCKDMSICDEAKAYLIQCGMKNLDRDGDGVPCEALCD; translated from the coding sequence ATGCTATATCTAATTCTGCTTCTGCTGTCTTTACAAGTAACAACAGCAATAGCCAGTTCCCCCCGCTGCCCATCCTATGATCGTAAAGATTGGCAGCACTGGATCGATGAAGACCGTGATTGCCAGAACGCTCGTCACGAGGTGTTAATTGCTGAATCTACTTCACCGGTGGTCTTCAAGACAGAGAAAGGCTGTAGAGTGGTTTCAGGAAACTGGAATGACTCCTATTCGGACAAGGTGATCACTGACGCCACAAAACTTGATATCGACCACCTGGTCCCATTGAAAGAAGCACATGAATCTGGTGGACACGCCTGGGATGCTTACAGGAAACGTGATTACGCCAATGACCTGAGCGATCCTAATACATTGATTGCAGTAGATCGAGGCCTCAACCGGCAGAAAGGCGCTGGTGACCCCGCAGAATGGTTACCACCCAACAAAGCCTATCAAATCGAATATGCTCAAGCTTGGGTTGCTGTGAAACTGAAGTGGGGTTTGACCTCAGATCCCAAAGAAATTGCAGTCCTGAGATCCCTTATGGGTGCAGAAGCAGAAATGCCGATCGTGGCAGAAGAATGCAGTGGCTCGATCAATCCTTTCAGTGCAAAGCTTCCCGTTGCTCGAGTAGATTGTTCAGCCAAGAAATACTGCAAAGATATGAGCATCTGTGATGAAGCTAAAGCATATTTGATCCAGTGTGGAATGAAGAATCTGGACAGGGATG
- a CDS encoding GFA family protein has protein sequence MIKHTGGCYCKNITYSTEYDPMLVFNCHCLTCKKLTGASMATVVVFYESEVEFSGDLKVFEYKGGSGQSVYKYFCENCGCRLMTKVDLIEGLIYVDFGTFNDWNSFKPKVELWNEYKSIWIGEFDCVSTVFEDNGTLERIQMCLENLDQRE, from the coding sequence ATGATCAAGCATACAGGTGGTTGCTATTGTAAGAATATTACTTATTCAACTGAATATGATCCTATGTTGGTTTTCAACTGCCACTGTCTTACCTGCAAAAAGCTAACAGGAGCAAGTATGGCAACAGTGGTAGTTTTTTACGAATCTGAAGTTGAGTTTTCAGGTGACCTCAAAGTATTTGAATACAAAGGAGGTAGCGGACAATCCGTATACAAATATTTTTGTGAAAATTGTGGCTGCAGACTAATGACCAAAGTCGATCTAATTGAGGGATTGATCTATGTAGATTTTGGTACTTTTAATGATTGGAATTCATTCAAACCAAAAGTTGAACTCTGGAATGAATATAAATCTATTTGGATCGGGGAGTTTGACTGTGTTTCAACAGTTTTTGAAGACAACGGGACGCTAGAGAGAATTCAAATGTGTTTAGAAAATCTGGATCAAAGAGAGTAA